A window of Phragmites australis chromosome 2, lpPhrAust1.1, whole genome shotgun sequence genomic DNA:
ATAGTCAATCTTAACCTTACAATCGtagaaggaggggaagagaTAGCATCAATATTCCAGCCGTAGAAGTGGTAGTCCAGAAAGAACAAGTAGTAGTTAGAAAGCAACACATGAATAAGGAGAAGAAAGCTTGCCTAAAGAAAGCCCCCAAGAAAAGGAAGTTAGAGAAGAAGGGCATCAATTAGATCTTTAACTGGATCCGataatgtaagagttaaataTGCAAGAGCATATTTTTTCACGTCAATCTTGAGTTCCATATTAAAGCTCCTACGATAAAgatcaaaagcttataacttaaCTCTtgtagatgaagaagaagaaacttagaataacacaaaacacaactatagttttatatttttgatTTCAATATTTTATAAGAATTATAACAATTTCACAATGCACAGTAATAGCCATGCCGTGTATCGGAGACCCAGGGGTGAGACTGAATTCAAGAGCAGTAACAGCGTATAGTCTTTACGGTACGAGTTTAAATTAACTACAAATgtttttaaagataaattttaAATGTTTAAAATCAAATCTTTGTGACGGAATTTTTATGGGTCCTGGTGATCTTTGGATGGACGTTTTCTTCAAGCTGTGTGTAGTTGTAGGTTGTAGGGCTAGTATGTGCGTGTGTTAGGTGTGTGTGGAGTGAGTGCGTATATAAGAGGTGAGTGTGTGCGTccatgttcagatactacagttgtattcagtggtgaagagtaaaaaaaaaaaaaagagtgaacCAACATCGGAGCTACCTAAGAGGAAATCGCGTTTTTTTCTCCGTCGGTGCGGCGGGCGGGCGTGTCATAAAAGCGCTCCTCCGCCTATCCCGGCTGCATACGCTCACCATTTCCAAGTCCACTTCGAACTCTCTAGACGCCTCCGCGGTCCCTCTCTTCGTCGCCGCCTCGTCCCCCTCGGCTCCTCCCGAAGCGCGTCCCATTTTGCAGCGCCGGAATGGTGAGCGCGCAAGGCCGCAACAGAATAATCCGTGGATTTCGATTGGTCTGTAGACGCGGAGGTCATGAGGTCGTCTGATTGATCCGTGTGTTCCGTGTGGTTTTCCGCAGGCGTTGCCGAACCAGCAGGTCGTGGATTACCCCAGCTTCAAGCTCGTCATCGTTGGCGACGGTGGAACTGGTGTTTTTCTCCGTCCTTTCTACGCCTTACAtgattttggttttttttttccatttccgTATGCTGGGAGATGAGGTTTCGATGCGTGGGCCGTGTTGGTCGGCGTGGTCTCTGCGAGATCTGACGAACAGGGTAGTGGATCGTGTTTGAGACGTACAGTTGCGATTTTGAGAGAAAAGACCTGGTTTTCGTAATGCAATTTGGGGTTTTAGCTTGAGTGGGCGTAGGTTTTAGTCGGGGAATAGATTGATTTTTAACCTTATAGGGATTGTTCTGGACATCTTGTTGCCGGTGATGGTTTAGATTTAGACCGACGGTATGGATATATCATCGAGTGATGATGCTAACAAGTTTTCCTTTGATCAGTTAAATTTATCTCAACTACCAAGGTCTATTAAACAAGGATATGTTTCCTTTGAACTGTTATACCATTTTCTGGGTGGATTCAATTTGCAAGTGTTGCTGACATTATTAACTTGTAGCCGTCTACTGCTGTGTTTGTATGGAATGATGTTTACTTTTGTCTCAgttttgttgttgctttctctttGATTGTTAACAGTATCTTATTGCATTACGTTTCCTGCAGGTAAAACGACTTTTGTGAAAAGGCATCTTACTGGCGAGTTTGAGAAGAAATATGAACGTAAGTGTCATTGTTATGTCCTAACCGTTGCCCTGGAAAACATACAACTTGATTATAGCAGTTCTGATTTTATTTTCCATTACAGCCACCATTGGTGTTGAAGTTCACCCACTAGATTTTAGCACTAACTGTGGCAAAATCCGATTCTATTGCTGGGACACTGCTGGTCAAGAGAAGTTTGGTGGCCTCAGGGATGGCTACTAGTAAGTCATACATGCTTGATTAGTGGTTTATCTGTGTTAGAAGTTGACTGAACGTGTGTTAATGTCCATGCATGAAAGGcgctttatatatttttttgtcattCCAGTCTGCAAATGTACCTTTGCAGTTGTTATTGGGTATGCTGGAACTTTCTGGGTGCATACACCAAGAAATTGGAATCGGTTTCCTAAATCTtaatgttgatgatgtggtggaCTGGCGGTTTGTTAGAAGATTTTCCCTTTTTGTTTGTGGAAAATGTACACATCGAGTTGCATATCCTGAAATGGCATATCCTAAAATCCCCATTATAAGCTAGTATCCAACAGTGCATTTCTTGCACATATGCTTCTGATTAATAGATTGTTTTCTAGTTTGTGGATTTCTATGTGTATGGTTGCACATTAGCGTCCAGTCCTCTTGTTGTGTGGGCGCATTCTCCATGCAAGTCCACAGTCCACTTGTTGTGTGGTAGTGCTGAATTCACCCAGAGCAGCTGGCAAAATTCTCTTGATATTTTGCTTTTCTGTCTATTGTTATCTTTTGACAAACTTTTTTTGTTAATATTTTCTAGCTTTATCCCATCTGCTGTTTTGTGGTGCGAATCCGTCAAATTTTGGTTCATGTATCTTGGATCTTGTCTAATATTTACGAAATTTTAACTGTTCTACAGTATTCATGGTCAGTGTGCCATCATTATGTTTGATGTAACATCAAGGCTGACATACAAGAATGTACCAACATGGCACAGAGACTTGTGCAGGTTAGTTTCAGATTTATAATCttgataaaagagtatatatTGATCGTATCGGAGACTTTACATGTATCCAATCATGGATTGCAGGGTGTGTGAGAACATTCCCATCGTCCTATGTGGTAACAAGGTTGACGTGAAGAACAGGCAAGTTAAAGCCAAGCAGGTTACATTCCACAGGAAGAAGAACCTGCAGTACTATGAAATTTCTGCCAAGAGCAATTACAACTTTGAGAAGCCATTCCTTTACCTTGCAA
This region includes:
- the LOC133908376 gene encoding GTP-binding nuclear protein Ran-2-like, whose amino-acid sequence is MALPNQQVVDYPSFKLVIVGDGGTGKTTFVKRHLTGEFEKKYEPTIGVEVHPLDFSTNCGKIRFYCWDTAGQEKFGGLRDGYYIHGQCAIIMFDVTSRLTYKNVPTWHRDLCRVCENIPIVLCGNKVDVKNRQVKAKQVTFHRKKNLQYYEISAKSNYNFEKPFLYLARKLAGDQNLHFVEAVALKPPEVQIDMAMQQQHEAELAAAAAQPLPDDDDDLIE